The nucleotide sequence CCAGCCCTTGCTCGGCGTTTTCCCGGGTCTCGCTGAGCCATTGGCGCGCACTGGTGATCGCCAAGTCCGTGCGCAAGGTGGTCGACATGGCCACCCCAATTAGTGACAGAACGGTCAAGATCACCAGCGTCACAATCATGGTGCTGCCGCGCGCGGACCGCTTCATAAAATCCGATTCCGTAAATTGTAGGTGCCGCCAAACAGGCTGCGATTAAATTGGCAGGCGCCGGCATCCGTGCTGTCCGTGCAATCCCAGGTGGCGCCACTGGGTAGCGTGTAGGACGACGTATCCGTGCCGCCCCGCGCGCTGGTTTCACGAACCACCAGCGCCAGCCGAATCGACACCGCCCGCGACCAGTCAATGCCGGCACTGTCGTGCGGCGCGTAGCGATCGATTTGGCCGTTGGCATCGGCCAGGCCGATCAAGTAGTCAACCCGCTCGACGCCACTGACCAGGGGCTCTTCGATCATCGCCGGCTGGGTGCCAAGCATCGTAAGGCGTTGGCGCACCAGCATCGGCGTCGGGTCATCGCCGGCCGTACAGGTGGCCCCGGACCCGCTGGGGTTCGAGCACGGCCGCACATAATAAATCGCCGGCTGCCAGCGCATCACTTCGACCGGACCGCCGTCGGCATAGACGCGGTCTTCGAAGTTGGTCAGCAGGGCTTGGTAATCGGTATTACCAAAAAACAACGAGCCGCCACCGGGGCTGGCCTGGACGTAGTAGCTGTCGTTAGGCAGCGGCGCCGATGCGTTATTCGGCGGTACCGGCACACCGTCAACACTGCGCACTTCCAGCACCGGCGAGGTCAGGTCAATGTTGGTTTGGGCAATACAATCGTACGCGGCATTAGCGGCGGCGGTGTTGGCGAAACTGCGCACCTGCAGCGCCGGCCGCGTTTGGGTTGAATCCAGCACCGTGCCCTGGCAGCGGTTATTCGCAAGCCCAGTCGAAAAGCGCGCCACCAGTGGATCGTCACCGTCCATGGTGCCGTAAAACCCCGCCAGTCGAATGTGATTACCCAGGATATCCAGCGCCACTCGACTGTTTTCCTGCAGTGCGGTTTTCGCCGTTTGATCGCGCAGCTGCTGTGAATTGGTGCTCAGCAGCGTCATCGCCGCAATTACGATCAGGCTACCCAGCAGCAGCGAGATCATCAGCTCGACCAGCGACAGACCCGATTGCGGCTTCATGGCAGAGCCACCTCCAATACCGCCATGCGCCGCGACAGTCGCGATGCGGCACCGATAAAGGTGTCGTCACCGCAATCAATGGCCGCGAACAACGCGCCGTTAACGCCCAGATCAGCGGTGTCGCTCATGCCTTGCCAAACCACGGCAATCCGCGCGCGCTCCGGGATGCCGGCGACCCGATTAATACAGCCGCGCGGGCTGTTTAAGCCCAGCTCTCCAAAGCGCCCCGCCACTAACCCGTCCCACCAGGCACGGTCGTATTCGGCCATTTGCGCGGCACTGCAGCCACTGCCGGCGGCGGATGCGGCGCTCAATGCGCAATCCGGCACGGTCGCGCCGATGGCGTCGAATTCCGTCCCCGCGCCGACCGCAACCGGGGTGATCGCCCCGCCCGGGGCGACATAGTTGGCGATCGCCGCCGGGTTGACCCGAATGCGATCGGCCATTTCCTCGACATAGCGCAGGGCCTCGGCTCGCTGGGTGCTTTCGGTGAAACTGCGTTGGCCGTTACCGGCCAAGGCGACAATCCCCAACATCCCCATGCCCAACAGCAGCAACGACACCAGCACTTCAATCAAGGTGAACCCGCGATTCAACATGGGTTACCCGCCGCGTCGACCAAGCTGCGGCCGTTGGCTTCGATGACCTCTGGCCGGCCGGCCAAATTAATTCGGATTTCGCGAACGCGGTTGTCGCTGGCGGTCGAGGGGTCGTCGTGCCAGCCAACCAGGATCGCGTCCAACAGGGTGCCGCCGGTGCGAACCAAGCGCCCATCGGCGCGATAGGTCAGCTGGGTCGCCAGCGCGGCATCGGTGGCGCACATCACCAGTGCGCCGCCAACTGGACCGGTGCTGCGCAGTGGCTCGGCCATGCCTGCACGAACGATCGTCCATCCATTGGCCCAATTACCGCCGACCGCGGTGACTGTGACCCGGGTATTACCCCGGGCCGCCTCGCCACGCGCAAACACCAGGTCACTCATGAACGTCTGGGCGGTAGTACGCGCACGCTGTTCTTGGACGAACGGCCGCATGCTGGGTATCGCCACCGACAGCAAAATTGCCGCCACCGCCAACACCACTAGCGTCTCGATCAATGTAAAACCACCCTTGTATCGCATTACCGCCTACTTAAAACTGAAGCCGTCTATGGCTATCCTACAAAGATAGTCGTCCAGCGCTGGTTTGGACGCCCAGTTGCGACCGAGGTACTAGAACTCGGAAATGAGGAGACCACGTGAATCCGATCACCCTGCTCGCCGTCGGTGTGCTGATATTTTTGCTAACACGCACACCGCTGTGGGCCAAGTTCAAAACCCAACTGCTGTTAATTGGCGGCGGCCTGGTTATTTTTTGGCTGGTCGCGACTGGTAAACTGCATGCGCTATTCGCCGTGATCGCCGCCGCCATTCCCATGGGCCAACGGTTGTGGAGTGTGGTCCGGATGTGGCCGGCAGTGCGTCAGATGGCCGAAAAGCTGACCGGGGCCAAGCCGACCGCCAACACAGGCGTCGCCGATGGCCCGATGACCCGCGCCAAAGCCGCGCAAATATTGGGAATCGATGAAAGCGCGGATCCGAAAACTGTACGCGACGCCCACCGCCGGCTGATTGCCAAGCTGCACCCGGACAAAGGTGGCAGTGACTACATGGCGGGTCTTTTGAACCAAGCCCGGGACACCATGAATGGCTAGTTTTGCCAGCCACCGCGATTTAGGGTAAAAACGATACGGCTGATAAAGGCCCGAACACAGGGCACCCAGTTAGGGAGACAATAATAAGTGAAGTATCAGATTCTGACCGCGGCCCTGCTGGCTGCGTTTTCCGCAAGTGTCATGGCCAACGAAAAGGCCATTCAAAGCGGCTCCGAGCTTGCCCAAGTTAAAGGCTGCATCGGCTGCCATGGTATGGATGGGATCGGCATTGGACCGACCTTTCCGAACCTGGCGGGCCAACATAGCAGCTACCTGGTTGAACAACTGCGTCATTATCGTAGTGGCTACCGCCCGAACGCGATTATGGCCGGACAGGCAACCAATTTGACCGACGCCGAAATTTTCGACCTCGCCAGCTACTACGCCAGCAAGCCCGCACCCTAAGGAGCCACCATGACGCTGTTGAACTCATTTGCCCGGGTTGCTTGCGCCGCCGCGGTCATCGCCACCGCACCCGCCTTTGCTGAAACTGAGGCGGAATTATTAACCTACGGATCGGAGCAGGCGTACGTGCAAAAATGCATGGCCTGTCACGGCGAGGACGGTATTTCCGGAACCCTGCAATACCCCAACATTCGTGGCCAAAAAGCCATGTATATCGAGGCTCAATTAAAGGCCTACCGGGCCGGCGAGCGCTTGAACAAATTGATGCAATCGCAGGCCGTGGCGCTGGACGATCGCACCATCAAGGCCATCGCCCTGTACTTTTCTACGCGCTAACCACGCCGGGCTTGCGTCGCGCCAGCGCCAAGCCCGACAGCACCAAACCAATGCCGATCGGCAGCGCCCAGACAAAGGGGTCGCGCATGATCCACAGCCCAATCAGCAACGAAATCACCGGAATCATGTAGTTGACCTGGGACAGGAACACCGGGCCGCGCAGCTTAACCACTTTGAAGTACAGCACCGCCGCGATGCCGGTCGGTAACACCCCCAAATAAACCACCGCCCACGCACTGTGGCCGGACCAGGTCGGCATACCCTCACCCGATGTCACAAAGGCCGCCGCACCGATCAGCCCGGACAGGCACAGCGTCGCGGCACCGGCACGGATCGGGTTGTGATCGGGCCCGGCGCGCGCAATCAGGGTACTTAAGGCATAGCACACGACCGCCCCAAAGATTGCCAGCGAGCCATGCAAAGCGCCGCTGAATTGAGTTTGGGATTGTGCCAGCACCAACAGTCCAACAAAACCGATGCCCAACCCGGCCCACTGGCGACGGCTCAAGGCCTCGATTCCGACCGCAGTGGCCAACGCCGCCGTGACCAGCGGCATGGTCCCCATGATGGCGCCGGCGACCGATGACGACACCGTTTGCTGACCCCAGGGAATCAAAAAGAACGGCACACAATTGCCGATCGCCGCGACCCCCAGGTACTGCCACCAGCCGCTGACAAGTGGCCGTCCAACGCGCATCACCATTGCCGCCGCGGACACACAAAGCGCACCAATGACCAGCCGCCCCGCCATAATCGCGGTTGGGCCGGCGCCTTCCAAGGCGACCTCCATGGTCGCAAACGAGGTCCCCCACGCCAGCGCCAATCCCACCAACAACACCCATGCTAAATTCACGACGGTTTTCCTAATTGTTCCCAGGCGCGCTCGCCCAACCCGACGCCGGCGGCATCGGCAACGTCAAAGACCATGTCGCAGCCGGCGGCTTCGATCGCCGCAATCGCCGCTTTGCGGCGCGTGCCCGACACCACCAAACCCGGGAAACCGAGTTTGCGCAGTTGCAAGGTACAGTGTTCCTGGGCGTTGGCATCCGGCATCGCCAACAGCACCATTTGGACACCGTCCAAATTCAAAGTCCGCCACAGCGCCGGATCCTCGGCATCGGCAAACAGCACCCGCCGGCCGTTTTTCACGTGCGGCCCAACCTTGATCGGGTCGGCGTCCAAACCGACCACCGACACGCCGCGCTCGCGCAAATACAGGTACGCGCCGGTACCAATCCGCCCCATGCCCATGACCAAAACCTTGGCCGAGCCAATGCTGATCGGCTGATCGTCCGGGTGCTGCTCGGCGCGCTGCAACTTAGATAGCGGCGCCTCCCATTGTTCAAACAAGCGGTGCGCATAGCGTGCAAGGGGGGCCGCCAGGATAAAGCTGACGACCACACTGAGGGCCAACGCCCCCATCCAACGGTCATCAATCAGACCCGCCGCCAGTGCGCCACTGGCCACCACCAGCGCAAACTCGGAATAGGTAAACAGGTTGGCACTGGCCAAAAACCCGGTGTACGAGCGCAGCTTGGCGCGGCACAACACCAGCACCCAAAGCGCGGCCTTGACCGGCAGCAGCAGCGTCAGCAGCGCCACCAGCTGCAATACCTGCCAATCCAAGGTGACCTGAGTGCCGACCAGCAAAAAGAACCCAACCAGCAT is from Litorivicinus lipolyticus and encodes:
- a CDS encoding PilW family protein, with protein sequence MKPQSGLSLVELMISLLLGSLIVIAAMTLLSTNSQQLRDQTAKTALQENSRVALDILGNHIRLAGFYGTMDGDDPLVARFSTGLANNRCQGTVLDSTQTRPALQVRSFANTAAANAAYDCIAQTNIDLTSPVLEVRSVDGVPVPPNNASAPLPNDSYYVQASPGGGSLFFGNTDYQALLTNFEDRVYADGGPVEVMRWQPAIYYVRPCSNPSGSGATCTAGDDPTPMLVRQRLTMLGTQPAMIEEPLVSGVERVDYLIGLADANGQIDRYAPHDSAGIDWSRAVSIRLALVVRETSARGGTDTSSYTLPSGATWDCTDSTDAGACQFNRSLFGGTYNLRNRIL
- the pilV gene encoding type IV pilus modification protein PilV, whose translation is MLNRGFTLIEVLVSLLLLGMGMLGIVALAGNGQRSFTESTQRAEALRYVEEMADRIRVNPAAIANYVAPGGAITPVAVGAGTEFDAIGATVPDCALSAASAAGSGCSAAQMAEYDRAWWDGLVAGRFGELGLNSPRGCINRVAGIPERARIAVVWQGMSDTADLGVNGALFAAIDCGDDTFIGAASRLSRRMAVLEVALP
- a CDS encoding GspH/FimT family pseudopilin — protein: MRYKGGFTLIETLVVLAVAAILLSVAIPSMRPFVQEQRARTTAQTFMSDLVFARGEAARGNTRVTVTAVGGNWANGWTIVRAGMAEPLRSTGPVGGALVMCATDAALATQLTYRADGRLVRTGGTLLDAILVGWHDDPSTASDNRVREIRINLAGRPEVIEANGRSLVDAAGNPC
- a CDS encoding J domain-containing protein; the protein is MNPITLLAVGVLIFLLTRTPLWAKFKTQLLLIGGGLVIFWLVATGKLHALFAVIAAAIPMGQRLWSVVRMWPAVRQMAEKLTGAKPTANTGVADGPMTRAKAAQILGIDESADPKTVRDAHRRLIAKLHPDKGGSDYMAGLLNQARDTMNG
- a CDS encoding c-type cytochrome; its protein translation is MKYQILTAALLAAFSASVMANEKAIQSGSELAQVKGCIGCHGMDGIGIGPTFPNLAGQHSSYLVEQLRHYRSGYRPNAIMAGQATNLTDAEIFDLASYYASKPAP
- a CDS encoding c-type cytochrome, encoding MTLLNSFARVACAAAVIATAPAFAETEAELLTYGSEQAYVQKCMACHGEDGISGTLQYPNIRGQKAMYIEAQLKAYRAGERLNKLMQSQAVALDDRTIKAIALYFSTR
- a CDS encoding DMT family transporter, whose product is MNLAWVLLVGLALAWGTSFATMEVALEGAGPTAIMAGRLVIGALCVSAAAMVMRVGRPLVSGWWQYLGVAAIGNCVPFFLIPWGQQTVSSSVAGAIMGTMPLVTAALATAVGIEALSRRQWAGLGIGFVGLLVLAQSQTQFSGALHGSLAIFGAVVCYALSTLIARAGPDHNPIRAGAATLCLSGLIGAAAFVTSGEGMPTWSGHSAWAVVYLGVLPTGIAAVLYFKVVKLRGPVFLSQVNYMIPVISLLIGLWIMRDPFVWALPIGIGLVLSGLALARRKPGVVSA
- a CDS encoding cation:proton antiporter domain-containing protein, which translates into the protein MTEGSLLSLWIAGALIAGTLVRMAQLPPLVGFLLAGVIGVQLGAPTPHTSFELMSELGVELLLFTIGLKIRLPELLRPLILTTGLAHIGLFSLVMMPVVVWFQPGNPVAWILAIGLTFSSTVMAAKVLEARRETRAFHGRLTVGLLVMQDVVAVVLLGVLAGEAPSYWAFGLLALPLLRPVLMGWLDRLGDGELVVLGGSVLALVVGGALFRFLGLSGELGALVMGTLLAGHVRAKQLADNLWAFRELMLVGFFLLVGTQVTLDWQVLQLVALLTLLLPVKAALWVLVLCRAKLRSYTGFLASANLFTYSEFALVVASGALAAGLIDDRWMGALALSVVVSFILAAPLARYAHRLFEQWEAPLSKLQRAEQHPDDQPISIGSAKVLVMGMGRIGTGAYLYLRERGVSVVGLDADPIKVGPHVKNGRRVLFADAEDPALWRTLNLDGVQMVLLAMPDANAQEHCTLQLRKLGFPGLVVSGTRRKAAIAAIEAAGCDMVFDVADAAGVGLGERAWEQLGKPS